A single genomic interval of Stieleria maiorica harbors:
- a CDS encoding class I SAM-dependent methyltransferase has product MDQSELSVRGYDRLAKVYRGLEFCLFGNSLYRARVALVDQLPVTGRALVLGDGTGQVLQQLCLTQPNCQITTVDQSEQMLRRQRRRVERVGASDRVMFVQTDARTFPVPTDKYDLLVAAFILDCFTESELADCLPRFLAGLRPQGMFYFVDFVWPKTRWRRRQAAAYQWLMHRFFRWQTGLPNRRLVDLECVLAGQNLVTLHSADRLHPMTSCRILKVGWDSGMSD; this is encoded by the coding sequence ATGGACCAAAGCGAACTCTCGGTGCGCGGCTACGATCGGCTGGCAAAGGTCTACCGCGGGCTAGAGTTCTGTCTGTTCGGTAACTCGCTCTACCGAGCCCGCGTCGCGCTGGTGGATCAACTTCCTGTGACCGGCCGAGCACTGGTGTTGGGAGATGGGACGGGGCAGGTGCTCCAGCAACTTTGTCTCACTCAACCGAATTGCCAGATCACGACGGTGGACCAGAGTGAGCAAATGTTACGACGCCAACGCAGACGTGTGGAACGTGTCGGCGCATCGGACCGCGTGATGTTTGTGCAAACCGACGCGAGAACGTTTCCAGTGCCGACCGACAAATATGACTTGCTGGTGGCAGCGTTCATTCTGGATTGTTTCACCGAAAGTGAACTTGCGGATTGTCTGCCTCGGTTCTTGGCTGGTCTGCGGCCGCAGGGCATGTTTTATTTCGTCGACTTTGTATGGCCGAAAACCCGTTGGCGGCGCCGGCAAGCCGCAGCGTACCAGTGGTTGATGCACCGGTTCTTTCGATGGCAGACGGGATTGCCGAATCGTCGACTGGTCGACCTGGAATGTGTGTTGGCAGGACAGAATCTGGTCACGCTTCACTCCGCCGACCGTCTGCACCCGATGACTAGCTGCCGAATTTTGAAAGTGGGATGGGATTCCGGAATGTCAGATTGA